One part of the Roseomonas gilardii genome encodes these proteins:
- a CDS encoding ABC transporter ATP-binding protein has product MNTQIQAPHGPAFLDITRLSIRFGTNIPVLSNVDLRIAKGEYISVIGHSGCGKSTLLNVVAGLLPASLGGVVLEGREVNQPGPDRAVVFQNHSLLPWLTCYENVRLAVDRTVGRKMSRAERHDWTLENIELVRMTHAKDRRPAEISGGMKQRIGIARALSMKPSVLLLDEPFGALDALTRAHLQDQVMDIHARLGTTVMMITHDVDEAVLLSDRIVMLTNGPNAQVGEILDVALPRPRDRLALASDPNFLHAREAVLRFLHERHSLPAAH; this is encoded by the coding sequence ATGAACACCCAGATCCAGGCCCCGCACGGCCCCGCCTTCCTCGACATCACCCGCCTTTCCATCCGCTTCGGCACCAACATCCCGGTGCTGAGCAACGTGGACCTGCGCATCGCGAAGGGCGAGTACATCTCGGTGATCGGCCATTCCGGCTGCGGCAAGTCCACGCTGCTGAACGTGGTGGCCGGGCTGCTGCCCGCCTCGCTCGGCGGCGTGGTGCTGGAGGGCCGCGAGGTCAACCAGCCAGGGCCGGACCGTGCCGTGGTGTTCCAGAACCACAGCCTGCTGCCCTGGCTCACCTGCTACGAGAATGTCCGCCTTGCCGTGGACCGCACCGTGGGGCGGAAGATGTCGCGCGCCGAGCGGCACGACTGGACCCTGGAGAATATCGAGCTGGTCCGCATGACCCATGCGAAGGACCGGCGCCCGGCCGAGATCTCCGGCGGCATGAAGCAGCGCATCGGCATCGCCCGCGCCCTGTCCATGAAGCCCTCCGTGCTGCTGCTGGACGAGCCCTTCGGCGCGCTGGACGCGCTGACCCGCGCGCATCTGCAGGACCAGGTGATGGACATCCATGCCCGGCTCGGCACCACGGTGATGATGATCACCCATGACGTGGACGAGGCGGTGCTGCTCTCCGACCGCATCGTGATGCTGACCAACGGGCCGAATGCCCAGGTGGGCGAGATCCTGGATGTCGCGCTGCCGCGCCCGCGCGACCGGCTGGCGCTCGCCTCCGATCCGAACTTCCTCCATGCCCGCGAGGCGGTGCTGCGCTTCCTGCACGAGCGCCACTCCCTCCCGGCCGCGCACTGA
- a CDS encoding NirA family protein, whose product MNEQFSDEQQNYLKGFMAGVEARRGSLAPAGGGAGGNAPADAMRAAQDAALARGGKLTAEEKAKREKHPLDRWDEVVARAEQGKFPHGVDNLLTRWHGLFFVGPTQDAFMCRLRIPGGYITTHQFRGIAAIAEECGGGYTDVTNRCNLQIRMIPAAKGPEVIERLGEIGILPKGTGADNVRNISATPTAGIDPHEIIDVRPMVRALHVHILHTRDLFGLPRKFNISFDGGGRIPVLEDTADVAFTAVRVEGEPLFRLALGGITGHKDFARDTGVVLPPGDAVKVSDAILRVFVASGDRTDRKKARLKYVLDAWGFEKFVAEVEKQLGAPLRRAENIVDFSAQEKHGHLGVHDQRQEGLQYIGLTLPMARVTAERMRGIAAIADRHGSGNLRLTPWQNILIIDIPREAMPQVQAEIAALGLGWEASHIRGGLVACTGAAGCKFAAAHTKQHGAALTDYLDARITVPQPVNIHLTGCHNSCAQHYIGDIGLIGAKVERGEEEVEGYDLHVGGGAGSQQRIGRLIRPKVAHDELGPMVLNLLRAWAEEDPEASFHDFAARHDEAALRAIAEACLLESAA is encoded by the coding sequence ATGAACGAGCAGTTCAGCGACGAGCAGCAGAACTACCTCAAGGGTTTCATGGCGGGCGTCGAGGCCCGGCGCGGCAGCCTCGCCCCCGCGGGCGGCGGTGCCGGCGGCAATGCGCCCGCCGATGCGATGCGCGCGGCCCAGGATGCCGCCCTCGCCCGGGGCGGCAAGCTGACGGCCGAGGAGAAGGCCAAGCGCGAGAAGCACCCGCTGGACCGCTGGGACGAGGTCGTGGCGCGCGCGGAGCAGGGCAAGTTCCCGCACGGCGTGGACAACCTGCTGACCCGCTGGCACGGGCTCTTCTTCGTGGGGCCGACGCAGGATGCCTTCATGTGCCGGCTGCGCATCCCGGGCGGCTACATCACCACGCACCAGTTCCGCGGCATCGCCGCGATCGCCGAGGAATGCGGCGGCGGCTACACGGACGTCACCAACCGCTGCAACCTGCAGATCCGCATGATCCCGGCGGCCAAGGGGCCGGAGGTGATCGAGCGCCTGGGCGAGATCGGCATCCTGCCCAAGGGTACGGGGGCGGACAATGTCCGCAACATCTCCGCCACCCCCACGGCGGGGATCGACCCGCACGAGATCATCGATGTCCGTCCGATGGTACGGGCGCTGCACGTCCACATCCTGCACACGCGCGACCTGTTCGGCCTGCCGCGCAAATTCAACATCTCCTTCGACGGCGGCGGGCGCATCCCCGTGCTGGAGGACACGGCGGATGTCGCCTTCACCGCCGTGCGGGTGGAAGGCGAGCCGCTGTTCCGCCTGGCTCTGGGCGGCATCACCGGACACAAGGACTTCGCCCGCGACACCGGCGTGGTGCTGCCGCCCGGCGATGCGGTGAAGGTCTCCGACGCCATCCTGCGCGTCTTCGTCGCCAGCGGCGACCGCACCGACCGCAAGAAGGCGCGGTTGAAATACGTGCTCGACGCCTGGGGCTTCGAGAAGTTCGTCGCCGAGGTCGAGAAGCAGCTCGGCGCGCCCCTGCGCCGGGCGGAGAACATCGTGGACTTCTCCGCACAGGAGAAGCACGGCCATCTCGGCGTGCACGACCAGCGGCAGGAGGGTCTGCAGTATATCGGCCTGACCCTGCCCATGGCCCGCGTGACGGCGGAGCGGATGCGCGGGATCGCCGCGATCGCCGACCGCCACGGCTCCGGCAACCTGCGCCTGACGCCCTGGCAGAACATCCTGATCATCGACATCCCGCGCGAGGCGATGCCGCAGGTGCAGGCGGAAATCGCGGCGCTCGGCCTGGGCTGGGAGGCGAGCCATATCCGCGGCGGCCTCGTCGCCTGCACCGGCGCGGCGGGATGCAAGTTCGCGGCCGCGCACACCAAGCAGCACGGCGCGGCGCTGACGGACTATCTCGATGCCCGCATCACCGTGCCGCAGCCGGTGAACATCCACCTCACCGGCTGCCACAACTCCTGCGCCCAGCACTATATCGGCGATATCGGCCTGATCGGCGCCAAGGTGGAACGCGGCGAGGAGGAGGTCGAGGGCTATGACCTGCATGTCGGCGGCGGCGCCGGGTCGCAGCAGCGCATCGGCCGGCTGATCCGCCCCAAGGTCGCGCATGACGAGCTCGGCCCGATGGTGCTGAACCTGCTGCGCGCCTGGGCCGAGGAGGACCCCGAAGCCTCCTTCCACGATTTCGCCGCCCGGCATGACGAGGCCGCGCTGCGCGCCATCGCCGAGGCCTGCCTGCTGGAGAGCGCCGCATGA
- a CDS encoding nitrate reductase yields the protein MEAVRTTCPYCGVGCGVLAKPDGSPVAGDAAHPASGGRLCSKGSALAETIGLADRLLHPEVNGRRASWDAALDAVAEGFRRALASHGPEGTALYVSGQLLTEDYYAANKLAKAVLGTANIDSNSRLCMASAVAAHTRAFGEDLVPGIYEDLELADLVVLVGSNLAWCHPVLYQRLVAARAARPEMKLIVLDPRRTASCEGATLHLPLRPGSDVALFAALLVYLHDNGHADAAFLAARTEGLNAALEAARPVAARASDLTGLAPSLVAAFCSLFARHPKVVTLWSQGVNQSSAGTDKANALINCHLLTGRIGAPGMGPFSITGQPNAMGGREVGALATMLAAHLRQDRPENVALLRDYWRAPALPSKPGLKAVDLFDALGAGRIGALWVMGTNPAVSLPRGDAVRAALRDAPFLVVSENSWRSETLDMAHVRLPALSWGEKDGTVTNSERVISRQRRFLPVPGEARQDWWILAEVAKRLGHDGFAWKGPADIFREHATLSGLGNGGTRRFDISALAALDEAGYDAMPPTRWPCPVEGPAPARLLGSEDPLAHRLRFVATPFRAPAESVSAEFPLRLMTGRLRDQWHTMTRTGAVPRLMAQAPEPLLTLNPGDAPAPDGSLVRVESPHGAAVLRLKLDVGMQPGCGFVPMHWTARFAPAARVNAGMGGTPDPVSGQPELKHVPFRASPFAAAWHGFLIGRENHGTDLAPWCAVSPVEGGWRHELAGGEAPAEAFARLRALLPAGEWMLLEDAAAGLHRAVLIEDDRLVAAIAVAPDAALPPRDWLASLLAGGVPETRRAALLAGRPVGGPPPSPAICVCHGVREDAICGAIRAGACGVAAVGEATRAGTNCGACRPEIAALLARVQAEAPAAESPVPEPA from the coding sequence ATGGAAGCCGTCCGCACCACCTGCCCCTATTGCGGCGTCGGCTGCGGCGTGCTCGCGAAGCCGGATGGCAGCCCGGTCGCGGGCGATGCGGCGCATCCGGCGAGTGGCGGGCGGCTCTGCTCCAAGGGCTCGGCCCTGGCCGAGACCATCGGCCTCGCGGACCGGCTGCTGCATCCCGAGGTCAACGGAAGGCGCGCCTCCTGGGACGCCGCGCTGGACGCGGTGGCGGAAGGCTTCCGCCGCGCCCTGGCCAGCCATGGGCCGGAGGGCACGGCGCTCTATGTCTCGGGGCAGTTGCTGACCGAGGACTACTACGCCGCCAACAAGCTCGCGAAGGCGGTGCTGGGCACGGCGAATATCGACAGCAACTCGCGCCTCTGCATGGCCAGCGCCGTGGCCGCCCATACCCGCGCCTTCGGCGAGGATCTGGTCCCCGGCATCTACGAGGACCTGGAACTCGCCGATCTCGTGGTGCTGGTCGGCAGCAACCTCGCCTGGTGCCATCCGGTGCTCTACCAGCGCCTCGTCGCCGCCCGCGCCGCGCGGCCGGAAATGAAGCTGATCGTGCTCGACCCTCGCCGCACCGCGAGCTGCGAGGGCGCCACGCTGCACCTGCCGCTGCGCCCCGGCAGCGATGTCGCGCTCTTCGCCGCGCTGCTCGTCTATCTGCACGACAACGGCCATGCCGACGCGGCTTTCCTCGCCGCGCGCACGGAGGGGCTGAACGCGGCCCTGGAGGCGGCGCGTCCGGTGGCGGCACGGGCCTCGGATCTCACCGGCCTCGCCCCCTCCCTGGTCGCCGCCTTCTGCAGCCTCTTCGCGCGGCACCCGAAGGTGGTGACGCTCTGGAGCCAGGGCGTGAACCAGTCCAGCGCCGGCACCGACAAGGCCAATGCGCTGATCAACTGCCATCTCCTCACCGGCCGCATCGGCGCGCCGGGCATGGGGCCCTTCAGCATCACCGGCCAGCCCAACGCGATGGGCGGGCGGGAGGTCGGGGCGCTGGCCACCATGCTCGCCGCGCATCTGCGCCAGGACCGGCCGGAGAATGTGGCGCTGCTGCGCGACTACTGGCGCGCGCCCGCCCTGCCCTCGAAGCCGGGCCTCAAGGCGGTGGACCTCTTCGACGCGCTGGGGGCCGGCCGCATCGGCGCGCTCTGGGTGATGGGCACCAACCCCGCCGTTTCCCTACCGCGCGGCGACGCGGTGCGCGCCGCCCTGCGCGACGCCCCCTTCCTGGTGGTGTCGGAGAATTCCTGGCGTTCCGAAACGCTGGACATGGCGCATGTGCGCCTGCCCGCCTTGTCCTGGGGCGAGAAGGACGGCACCGTCACCAACAGCGAGCGCGTCATCAGCCGCCAGCGCCGCTTCCTGCCCGTGCCCGGCGAGGCGCGGCAGGACTGGTGGATCCTGGCCGAGGTGGCCAAGCGCCTGGGGCATGACGGCTTCGCCTGGAAAGGGCCGGCGGACATCTTCCGCGAGCACGCCACCCTGTCGGGCCTCGGCAACGGCGGCACGCGCCGCTTCGACATCTCCGCCCTCGCCGCGCTGGACGAGGCCGGCTACGACGCCATGCCGCCGACCCGCTGGCCCTGCCCGGTGGAGGGACCGGCCCCGGCCCGCTTGCTCGGCTCGGAGGACCCGCTGGCGCACCGGCTGCGCTTCGTGGCCACGCCTTTCCGCGCCCCGGCCGAGAGCGTCTCCGCGGAATTCCCGCTGCGCCTGATGACCGGGCGGCTGCGCGACCAGTGGCACACCATGACCCGCACCGGCGCCGTGCCGCGCCTGATGGCGCAGGCACCGGAACCGCTGCTCACCCTGAACCCCGGCGACGCGCCCGCGCCCGATGGCAGCCTGGTGCGGGTGGAAAGCCCGCATGGCGCGGCGGTGCTGCGGCTGAAGCTCGATGTGGGGATGCAGCCCGGCTGCGGCTTCGTGCCGATGCACTGGACGGCCCGCTTCGCCCCGGCGGCGCGGGTCAATGCCGGCATGGGCGGCACGCCCGACCCGGTGAGCGGCCAGCCCGAGCTCAAGCACGTCCCCTTCCGCGCCAGCCCCTTCGCGGCGGCCTGGCACGGCTTCCTGATCGGGCGGGAGAACCACGGCACGGACCTCGCCCCCTGGTGCGCCGTGTCGCCGGTCGAGGGCGGCTGGCGGCACGAGCTGGCGGGCGGGGAAGCCCCGGCCGAGGCCTTCGCGCGCCTCCGCGCCCTGTTGCCAGCGGGGGAATGGATGCTGCTGGAGGATGCCGCCGCCGGGCTGCACCGCGCCGTGCTGATCGAGGACGACAGGCTGGTCGCCGCCATCGCCGTGGCGCCGGACGCGGCGCTGCCGCCGCGCGACTGGCTGGCCTCGCTGCTCGCGGGCGGCGTGCCGGAAACCCGCCGCGCCGCGCTGCTGGCCGGGCGCCCCGTGGGCGGGCCACCCCCCTCCCCCGCCATCTGCGTCTGTCACGGCGTGCGGGAGGACGCTATATGCGGGGCGATCCGCGCCGGGGCCTGTGGCGTCGCGGCGGTCGGCGAGGCCACGCGCGCCGGCACCAATTGCGGCGCCTGCCGCCCCGAGATCGCCGCGCTGCTCGCCCGTGTCCAGGCGGAAGCCCCGGCCGCGGAGAGTCCTGTTCCGGAACCGGCCTGA
- the ntrB gene encoding nitrate ABC transporter permease produces MNAVTPIKGVPAGGPTSAPPEFRQPSALALKARHVAQHVVPPLVVLLVLGLVWQVLCSQPDATLPSPTKVWSDSHDLIVDPFFDRGGLDKGLFWHLAASLSRVAMGFSIAVVVGIATGMLIGTSDFAMRGLDPLFQVLRTVPPLAWLPLSLAAFREAQPSAIFVIFITSVWPIIINTAVGVRNVPADYRNVAKVLRMSLPDWFLRIVIPSAAPYIFTGLRIGVGLSWLAIIAAEMLIGGVGIGFFIWDAWNSSNLSDIIVALVYVGVVGFLLDRLVALIGRLVTRGTATA; encoded by the coding sequence ATGAACGCCGTGACCCCGATCAAGGGCGTGCCCGCGGGCGGCCCGACCAGCGCGCCCCCGGAGTTCCGCCAGCCCTCCGCCCTGGCGCTGAAGGCCCGCCATGTGGCGCAGCACGTGGTGCCGCCGCTGGTGGTGCTGCTGGTGCTGGGCCTGGTCTGGCAGGTGCTGTGCTCGCAGCCCGACGCCACCCTGCCCTCCCCCACCAAGGTCTGGTCGGACAGCCACGACCTGATCGTCGATCCCTTCTTCGACCGCGGCGGGCTGGACAAGGGCCTGTTCTGGCACCTCGCCGCCTCGCTGTCGCGCGTCGCCATGGGCTTCTCCATCGCGGTGGTGGTGGGCATCGCCACGGGGATGCTGATCGGCACTTCGGACTTCGCCATGCGTGGCCTCGACCCGCTGTTCCAGGTGCTGCGCACCGTGCCGCCGCTGGCCTGGCTGCCGCTCTCCCTCGCCGCCTTCCGCGAGGCGCAGCCCTCGGCGATCTTCGTGATCTTCATCACCTCGGTCTGGCCGATCATCATCAACACCGCCGTCGGCGTGCGCAACGTGCCCGCCGACTACCGCAACGTGGCGAAGGTGCTGCGGATGAGCCTGCCCGACTGGTTCCTGCGCATCGTCATCCCTTCCGCCGCGCCCTACATCTTCACCGGGCTGCGCATCGGCGTCGGCCTGTCCTGGCTCGCCATCATCGCGGCGGAGATGCTGATCGGCGGCGTCGGCATCGGCTTCTTCATCTGGGATGCCTGGAACTCCTCCAACCTCTCCGACATCATCGTGGCGCTGGTCTATGTCGGCGTGGTCGGCTTCCTGCTCGACCGCCTCGTCGCCCTGATCGGCCGCCTCGTCACCCGTGGCACGGCCACGGCCTGA
- a CDS encoding sulfite reductase subunit alpha, which yields MNALLPQSFGQPAPVPLIPDSAPFSPVQRAWLNGFLAGLYGGAAENMSQPAPQEEEDFPWHDPALGMEERLKLAEGRPQPRRLMAAMAQLDCGQCGYVCQTYAEALAGGEEASLGLCVPGGKATQKMLKALLAEAPAAAPKAAKPSPGAKGPALVPIRLRASRRLTGPGSAKDVRNVVLELEGSGLHYLPGDSLGLLAPNDPALVEASIAALGATGEEAVPCPDGESRPLREAFSLHLAIARPLDRTLDLLAGAAKEPGEAATLRRLAEGEDGAGPADADLLDLLEHFPSARPPLADLAASLPGLKPRLYSIASSPLAVPGRVELCVSVVRAPRRGRVRDGVASAHLGFRALPLAEGGAHAEPHDIERVLPECVPLPAHMQESHFRLPDDPAIPVIMCGPGTGIAPFRAFLQHRAAQGLKGRTWLFFGDQHEASDFLFREEIEAWQRDGTLERLSLAWSRDQKRKVYVQDRMREQGADLWRWLQEGGRFYICGDAARMAKDVDTALREVAMSQGGMDADAARDWIVALARQGRYLRDVY from the coding sequence ATGAACGCCCTTCTTCCCCAGAGCTTCGGCCAGCCCGCCCCGGTGCCGCTGATCCCCGACAGCGCGCCCTTCAGCCCCGTCCAGCGCGCCTGGCTGAACGGCTTCCTCGCCGGCCTTTATGGCGGGGCGGCGGAGAACATGTCCCAGCCCGCGCCGCAGGAGGAAGAGGACTTCCCCTGGCACGACCCGGCGCTGGGGATGGAGGAGCGGCTGAAGCTCGCCGAGGGCAGGCCGCAGCCGCGCCGCCTGATGGCGGCCATGGCGCAGCTCGATTGCGGCCAGTGCGGCTATGTCTGCCAGACCTATGCGGAGGCGCTGGCCGGGGGCGAGGAAGCCTCGCTCGGCCTCTGCGTGCCCGGCGGCAAGGCGACGCAGAAGATGCTGAAGGCGCTGCTGGCCGAGGCCCCCGCCGCCGCGCCGAAAGCCGCGAAGCCATCCCCGGGGGCAAAGGGACCGGCGCTGGTGCCGATCCGCCTGCGCGCCTCGCGCCGCCTCACCGGCCCGGGCTCGGCCAAGGATGTGCGCAACGTGGTGCTGGAGCTGGAGGGCAGCGGGCTGCACTACCTGCCCGGCGACAGCCTCGGCCTGCTGGCGCCCAACGATCCGGCGCTGGTCGAGGCCAGCATCGCCGCGCTCGGCGCCACGGGCGAGGAAGCCGTGCCCTGCCCGGATGGCGAGAGCCGCCCGCTGCGCGAGGCCTTCTCGCTGCACCTCGCCATCGCCCGCCCGCTCGACCGCACGCTGGACCTGCTGGCCGGCGCGGCGAAGGAGCCGGGCGAGGCCGCCACGCTGCGCCGGCTGGCGGAGGGCGAGGATGGCGCCGGGCCCGCCGATGCCGACCTGCTGGACCTGCTGGAGCACTTCCCCTCCGCCCGCCCGCCGCTGGCCGACCTCGCCGCCTCGCTGCCGGGGCTGAAGCCGCGGCTCTATTCCATCGCCTCCTCGCCGCTCGCCGTGCCGGGCCGCGTGGAGCTCTGCGTCAGCGTGGTGCGCGCGCCGCGCCGCGGGCGGGTGCGCGACGGCGTGGCTTCGGCGCATCTGGGCTTCCGTGCCCTGCCGCTCGCCGAGGGCGGCGCCCATGCCGAGCCGCACGACATCGAGCGCGTGCTGCCCGAATGCGTGCCGCTCCCGGCGCATATGCAGGAAAGCCATTTCCGCCTGCCGGACGACCCCGCCATCCCCGTGATCATGTGCGGCCCCGGCACCGGCATCGCGCCCTTCCGCGCCTTCCTGCAGCACCGCGCGGCGCAGGGGCTCAAGGGCCGCACCTGGCTCTTCTTCGGCGACCAGCACGAGGCCAGCGACTTCCTTTTCCGTGAGGAGATCGAGGCCTGGCAGCGGGACGGCACGCTGGAGCGGCTCTCCCTCGCCTGGTCGCGCGACCAGAAGCGCAAGGTCTACGTGCAGGACCGAATGCGGGAGCAGGGCGCCGATCTCTGGCGCTGGCTGCAGGAGGGCGGCCGCTTCTACATCTGCGGCGACGCCGCTCGCATGGCCAAGGACGTGGACACGGCGCTGCGCGAGGTCGCCATGTCGCAGGGCGGCATGGATGCCGATGCGGCGCGCGACTGGATCGTCGCGCTGGCGCGCCAGGGCCGCTACCTGCGGGACGTGTACTGA
- a CDS encoding CmpA/NrtA family ABC transporter substrate-binding protein: protein MTKTGMTISRRAAFSATAALFAAARAATPRGAFAQGTTTPEVTKATLGYIALTDAAPLIVAKEKGLFAKYGMPDVEVVKQASWGATRDNLVLGGGAGGIDGAHLLTPMAYLLQAGRITQNSQPLAMNILARLNVNGQGLCVAAKHKGATIDAAALKPALTPDSKVAMTFRGGTHDLWIRYWLAAAGIDPEKDAQTIVVPPPQMVANMKVGTMDAFCVGEPWPAQTVNQKLGYTAAVTGELWKDHPEKAFALRADWVKANPRAAEAMTAAVIEAQRWCDADANKAEMCAIIGKRAWFNVPVADILERSRGNIDYGDGRKVESSPLLMKFWRDNASFPFASHDLWFLTEDIRWGVLPENTDTKALVAQVNRADVWRAAAARAGVPDSEVPQGESRGVETFFDGKRFDPANPRAYLDSLSIKKLAGA, encoded by the coding sequence ATGACGAAGACCGGCATGACGATCTCCCGCCGCGCCGCCTTTTCGGCCACCGCCGCCCTTTTCGCCGCCGCCCGTGCTGCCACGCCGCGCGGTGCCTTCGCCCAGGGCACGACCACGCCCGAGGTGACCAAGGCCACGCTGGGCTACATCGCGCTCACCGATGCCGCGCCACTGATCGTGGCGAAGGAGAAGGGCCTCTTCGCGAAATACGGCATGCCGGATGTCGAGGTGGTGAAGCAGGCCTCCTGGGGCGCCACGCGCGACAACCTCGTGCTCGGCGGCGGGGCCGGCGGCATCGACGGCGCGCATCTGCTGACGCCGATGGCCTATCTGCTGCAGGCCGGCAGGATCACGCAGAACAGCCAGCCCCTGGCGATGAACATCCTGGCGCGGCTGAACGTGAACGGCCAGGGCCTCTGCGTCGCCGCCAAGCACAAGGGCGCCACCATCGACGCCGCCGCGCTGAAGCCGGCGCTCACGCCCGACAGCAAGGTCGCCATGACCTTCCGCGGCGGCACGCACGACCTGTGGATCCGCTACTGGCTCGCCGCCGCCGGCATCGACCCGGAGAAGGACGCGCAGACCATCGTGGTGCCGCCGCCGCAGATGGTGGCGAACATGAAGGTGGGCACCATGGATGCCTTCTGCGTCGGCGAGCCCTGGCCGGCCCAGACGGTGAACCAGAAGCTCGGCTACACCGCCGCCGTCACCGGCGAGCTATGGAAGGACCATCCCGAGAAGGCCTTCGCGCTGCGCGCCGACTGGGTGAAGGCCAATCCCCGGGCCGCCGAGGCGATGACCGCCGCCGTCATCGAGGCGCAGCGCTGGTGCGATGCCGACGCCAACAAGGCCGAGATGTGCGCGATCATCGGCAAGCGCGCCTGGTTCAACGTGCCGGTGGCCGACATCCTGGAGCGTTCGCGCGGCAACATCGACTACGGCGACGGGCGCAAGGTGGAATCCTCGCCGCTGCTGATGAAGTTCTGGCGCGACAACGCCTCCTTCCCCTTCGCCAGCCACGACCTGTGGTTCCTCACCGAGGATATCCGCTGGGGCGTGCTGCCGGAGAACACCGACACGAAGGCGCTCGTGGCGCAGGTGAACCGCGCCGATGTCTGGCGCGCCGCCGCCGCCCGCGCGGGCGTGCCGGACAGCGAGGTGCCGCAGGGCGAGAGCCGTGGCGTCGAGACCTTCTTCGACGGCAAGCGCTTCGATCCGGCCAATCCGCGCGCCTATCTCGACTCCCTTTCCATCAAGAAGCTGGCCGGAGCCTGA
- a CDS encoding NAD(P)/FAD-dependent oxidoreductase: MRVVVIGAGPAGARVAERVAQRLPGAEVTLIGEERALPYDRVALGRVLSGKDEPPALITHPRERLRDLGIRFRPGTRIAAIDRAAREVVTGKGERIGYDRLVLATGSRAVRLPLPGAGLPGVFLYRTMDDVQAMLRLARGGARHAAVVGGGLLGLEAADCLARQGLKVTVVHPLGWPMERQLDATAGGLLTGWLRRGGIDFAMPAATAAIEGEDRATGLRLADGRLIPAEIVVLAVGVRPDPSLAAAAGLPVNRAILVDDTMRTEDPAIHAVGECAEHNGAVVGLVAPALAMAETAAAAIAGEAGAYAPRPDAAALKVSGVAVWSGGQIAPPDAEAITFNDPVSGHFRRLWLRDGRLVGAVLYGDAGDSAFYLDLIVSGRPVGPDRAGLVLGPDYLEHAA, translated from the coding sequence ATGCGGGTCGTCGTGATCGGGGCCGGGCCGGCGGGCGCCCGGGTGGCGGAACGGGTGGCGCAGCGCCTGCCCGGGGCCGAGGTGACGCTGATCGGCGAGGAGCGTGCCCTGCCCTATGACCGCGTGGCGCTGGGCCGCGTGCTGTCGGGCAAGGACGAGCCGCCGGCGCTGATCACCCATCCGCGGGAGCGTCTGCGCGATCTCGGCATCCGCTTCCGCCCCGGCACGCGCATCGCCGCCATCGACCGCGCGGCGCGGGAGGTCGTGACCGGGAAGGGCGAGCGCATCGGCTATGACCGGCTGGTCCTCGCCACCGGCTCGCGCGCCGTGCGCCTGCCCCTGCCGGGTGCCGGCCTGCCCGGCGTCTTCCTTTACCGCACCATGGACGACGTGCAGGCCATGCTGCGCCTCGCCCGTGGCGGCGCGCGCCATGCCGCCGTGGTTGGCGGCGGACTGCTGGGGCTGGAGGCCGCCGACTGCCTCGCCCGCCAAGGGCTGAAGGTCACGGTGGTGCATCCGCTGGGCTGGCCGATGGAACGGCAGCTCGACGCCACGGCGGGCGGGCTGCTGACCGGCTGGCTGCGCCGGGGCGGCATCGACTTCGCCATGCCCGCCGCCACCGCGGCGATCGAGGGGGAGGACCGGGCCACGGGCCTGCGCCTCGCCGATGGCAGGCTGATCCCGGCGGAGATCGTGGTGCTGGCGGTCGGCGTCAGGCCCGATCCCTCGCTCGCCGCCGCCGCCGGCCTGCCGGTCAACCGCGCCATCCTGGTGGACGACACGATGCGGACCGAGGACCCGGCGATCCATGCCGTGGGCGAATGCGCCGAGCACAACGGCGCCGTGGTCGGCCTGGTCGCGCCCGCGCTCGCCATGGCGGAGACGGCGGCGGCAGCCATCGCGGGCGAGGCCGGTGCCTATGCGCCCCGCCCCGACGCGGCGGCGCTGAAGGTCTCCGGCGTCGCGGTCTGGTCAGGCGGGCAGATCGCGCCACCCGATGCCGAGGCCATCACCTTCAACGACCCCGTCTCCGGCCATTTCCGCCGCCTCTGGCTGCGCGACGGCCGCCTCGTCGGCGCCGTGCTCTACGGCGATGCCGGGGATTCCGCCTTCTATCTCGACCTCATCGTCAGCGGGCGGCCCGTGGGGCCGGACCGCGCGGGTCTGGTGCTGGGCCCGGACTACCTGGAGCACGCGGCATGA